A genomic segment from Halomonas sp. TA22 encodes:
- a CDS encoding TlpA disulfide reductase family protein: protein MDAIALGPVLISLPRLYTFAAALTLLLVSLALLGLPRSTHARWFNTLLIVWLLGARLGHVFTHFEAYAAAPLDIVKLWQPGYHGLWGLLAALIWTGWALREHLLKMVSAMGLLIGVSALWLALVTLAPLGSGAALQELPDLTLENLDGESINLRELTGERVLINLWATWCPPCLREMPLLAEADQRDDVAVVIVNQGEDLLQAARYLDEQGLDFRYALLDPRQELMVLTESPGLPTTLLFDTNGRVLEQHVGELSRAQLDSWLSRH from the coding sequence ATGGATGCGATTGCCCTCGGCCCGGTCCTGATTTCGCTACCTCGGCTGTATACCTTTGCCGCGGCCTTGACGCTGTTACTGGTAAGCCTCGCCCTGCTCGGCCTGCCGCGCAGTACCCATGCGCGCTGGTTCAACACCCTGCTGATCGTCTGGTTGCTGGGTGCACGTCTAGGCCACGTGTTCACCCATTTCGAGGCCTATGCCGCCGCACCACTGGATATCGTCAAGCTCTGGCAACCCGGTTACCACGGGCTGTGGGGGCTACTGGCGGCGCTGATCTGGACCGGCTGGGCGCTGCGCGAGCATCTGCTCAAGATGGTCAGCGCCATGGGCTTGCTGATCGGGGTCTCGGCGCTGTGGCTGGCCCTGGTCACCCTTGCCCCGCTGGGCAGCGGTGCCGCCCTGCAGGAGCTGCCCGACCTGACGCTTGAGAACCTCGACGGCGAATCGATCAACCTGCGCGAGCTGACCGGCGAGCGGGTACTGATCAACCTCTGGGCCACCTGGTGCCCGCCCTGCCTGCGCGAGATGCCGCTACTGGCCGAGGCCGACCAGCGTGACGACGTGGCCGTGGTGATCGTCAACCAGGGCGAGGATCTTCTCCAGGCGGCCCGTTACCTTGACGAGCAGGGTCTCGATTTTCGCTATGCGCTGCTCGATCCTCGCCAAGAGCTGATGGTGCTCACCGAGTCGCCCGGCCTGCCCACCACTCTGCTGTTCGACACCAACGGCCGGGTACTTGAGCAGCATGTCGGTGAGCTGTCGCGTGCCCAGCTCGACAGCTGGCTATCGAGACACTGA
- the ntrC gene encoding nitrogen regulation protein NR(I) — translation MTDPARIVIVDDDRAIRWVLERALAQPDLEVESFERADSALDSLIKRPPDVLVTDIRMPGLDGLDLMAKVREAHPDLPVIVMTAHSDLDSAVASYQGGAFEYLPKPFDVDEALALVRRAVAHARERQSPAVAPEGLSAEIIGEAPAMQEVFRAIGRLAQSHITVLINGESGTGKERVAQALHQHSPRSGKPFIALNMAAIPKDLMESELFGHEKGAFTGATAQRRGRFEQADGGTLFLDEIGDMPPDTQTRLLRVLADGEFYRVGGHVSVRADVRIIAATHQNLESLVQDGRFREDLFHRLNVIRIHLPRLSERREDIPRLAQHFLAEAARELSTEGKVLTKEAEQHLTRMPWPGNVRQLENTCRWLTVMASGREILVDDLPPELRSTEGTESASGDWRAAFRDWADRALAAGHTHLLEEAVPDFERILIETALKHTGGRKGEAAELLGWGRNTLTRKVKVLLPALAED, via the coding sequence ATGACTGATCCCGCGCGTATCGTTATCGTCGACGACGACCGTGCCATTCGCTGGGTACTGGAGCGCGCCCTGGCGCAGCCGGATCTCGAGGTGGAGAGTTTCGAGCGCGCCGACAGCGCGCTGGATAGCCTGATCAAGCGGCCTCCCGATGTGTTGGTGACCGACATCCGCATGCCCGGGCTCGATGGCCTGGACCTGATGGCCAAAGTGCGCGAGGCGCATCCCGACCTGCCGGTGATCGTGATGACCGCGCACTCGGACCTCGACAGTGCGGTGGCTTCCTATCAGGGCGGCGCCTTCGAATACCTGCCCAAGCCATTCGATGTCGACGAGGCGCTGGCACTGGTGCGCCGCGCCGTGGCCCATGCCCGCGAGCGGCAGAGTCCGGCGGTGGCACCGGAGGGGCTGTCGGCGGAGATCATCGGCGAGGCGCCGGCCATGCAGGAGGTGTTCCGCGCCATTGGGCGCCTGGCCCAGTCGCACATCACCGTGCTGATCAACGGCGAGTCGGGGACCGGCAAGGAGCGGGTGGCCCAGGCGCTGCATCAGCACAGCCCGCGCTCCGGCAAGCCGTTCATCGCGCTCAACATGGCGGCGATCCCCAAGGATCTCATGGAGTCCGAGCTGTTCGGCCACGAGAAGGGCGCCTTCACTGGCGCCACCGCCCAACGCCGCGGACGTTTCGAGCAGGCCGATGGGGGAACCCTTTTCCTCGACGAGATCGGCGACATGCCGCCGGATACCCAGACACGCCTGCTGCGCGTGCTGGCCGATGGCGAGTTCTACCGTGTGGGGGGACATGTCTCGGTCAGAGCCGACGTGCGTATCATCGCTGCCACCCACCAGAACCTCGAGTCGCTGGTCCAGGATGGGCGCTTTCGCGAGGACCTCTTCCACCGCCTCAACGTGATCCGTATCCACCTGCCGCGTCTCTCCGAGCGCCGCGAGGACATTCCGCGCCTAGCCCAGCACTTCCTGGCCGAGGCCGCCCGCGAGCTCTCCACCGAAGGCAAGGTGCTGACCAAGGAGGCCGAACAGCACCTGACCCGCATGCCCTGGCCGGGCAACGTGCGCCAGCTGGAGAATACCTGCCGCTGGCTGACGGTGATGGCCTCCGGACGCGAGATCCTGGTCGACGACCTGCCGCCGGAGCTGCGCAGCACCGAAGGCACCGAGAGTGCCTCCGGTGACTGGCGCGCGGCCTTCCGCGACTGGGCCGATCGCGCCCTGGCGGCCGGCCATACCCACCTGCTGGAGGAGGCGGTGCCGGATTTCGAACGCATCCTGATCGAGACGGCGCTGAAGCACACCGGGGGGCGCAAGGGCGAGGCGGCGGAGCTGCTGGGCTGGGGGCGCAACACCCTGACCCGCAAGGTCAAGGTGCTGCTGCCGGCGCTGGCGGAAGATTGA
- the glnL gene encoding nitrogen regulation protein NR(II) — MYQRLLEHLTTAVLLLDGTLRLRWMNPAAEALLAVSLGRVQGTRLETLEGIDGAVAEVLIKARVEFHPFTQREALLPVPGGETITVDFTVTPLSDDELLLEIEPRDRLLRISREEALVARQETIKTLTRGLAHEIKNPLGGIRGAAQLLERDLPNPQLVEFTRIIVEEADRLRDLVDRMLGPNQVARHAPLNVHRVLERVRTLLIAEQSSVEIVRDYDPSLPDLIGDEPRMIQAVLNVARNAVEAMTESGTEAPQLVFRTRARRQFTLGADRHRLVCEVAIIDNGPGIPPALRETLFYPMVSGRAEGSGLGLSIAQSILYQHHGLIECDSEPGRTEFRLLTPLEVT, encoded by the coding sequence ATGTATCAACGATTGCTGGAACATCTGACCACGGCGGTGCTGCTGCTCGACGGTACCCTGCGTTTGAGGTGGATGAACCCCGCCGCCGAGGCGCTGCTGGCGGTGAGTCTTGGCCGAGTCCAGGGGACGCGCCTGGAGACGCTGGAGGGGATCGATGGCGCGGTGGCTGAGGTGCTGATCAAGGCGCGTGTCGAGTTTCATCCCTTCACCCAGCGTGAGGCGCTGCTGCCGGTGCCGGGGGGCGAGACCATTACCGTCGACTTTACCGTGACGCCGCTTTCAGACGATGAGCTGCTGCTCGAGATCGAGCCGCGTGACCGGCTGCTGCGAATCTCCCGCGAAGAGGCATTGGTGGCGCGCCAGGAGACGATCAAGACCCTGACCCGAGGACTCGCCCACGAAATCAAGAATCCCCTGGGGGGAATTCGAGGCGCGGCACAACTTCTTGAGCGCGACCTGCCCAACCCCCAGCTCGTCGAGTTCACCCGCATCATCGTCGAGGAGGCCGACCGGCTGCGCGATCTGGTCGATCGCATGCTTGGACCCAATCAAGTGGCGCGCCATGCACCGCTCAACGTTCACCGTGTGCTCGAGCGAGTACGCACCCTGTTGATCGCCGAGCAGAGCAGTGTCGAGATCGTGCGCGACTACGACCCCAGCCTGCCCGACTTGATCGGTGATGAGCCGCGCATGATCCAGGCGGTGCTCAATGTGGCGCGCAATGCGGTCGAGGCGATGACCGAGAGCGGCACCGAGGCCCCGCAGCTGGTGTTTCGCACCCGCGCCCGTCGCCAGTTCACCCTGGGGGCCGATCGCCATCGGCTGGTCTGCGAAGTGGCAATCATCGACAACGGGCCGGGTATTCCCCCTGCGCTGCGCGAGACCCTGTTCTATCCGATGGTCTCTGGACGCGCCGAAGGCAGCGGTTTGGGACTCTCCATCGCCCAGTCGATACTGTATCAACATCATGGATTGATCGAGTGCGACTCAGAACCTGGGCGTACCGAATTTCGCCTGCTCACGCCGCTGGAGGTCACCTGA
- a CDS encoding DUF4124 domain-containing protein, giving the protein MSIRMLVILVMLICPVVSQATSIYRSTDAQGNVIFSDQPRQGGERIELNPLTVIPTRQPELRPAPAQLQAPAASRQGAVSAPFMPYSSFRIVTPRNEETLQTGHAGNVQVQVGIEPALRDDHQIRLLVNDQVSQSALHSDVFMLTNLDRGEHILEAELLDGRGQVRHRSAPVTLYVQRASVNLPQNPNNPNNPN; this is encoded by the coding sequence ATGTCGATACGTATGCTCGTGATACTCGTGATGCTGATCTGCCCGGTGGTATCTCAGGCGACGTCCATCTATCGCTCCACCGATGCCCAGGGTAACGTGATCTTCAGCGACCAGCCCAGGCAAGGTGGCGAGCGCATCGAGCTCAATCCGCTGACGGTGATCCCGACACGCCAGCCGGAATTGCGTCCAGCGCCGGCACAGCTACAGGCGCCCGCCGCCTCTCGGCAGGGCGCGGTATCGGCCCCATTCATGCCATACTCCAGCTTTCGTATCGTGACTCCCCGCAACGAAGAGACGCTGCAGACCGGGCATGCTGGTAACGTCCAGGTGCAAGTGGGTATCGAGCCTGCGCTACGCGACGATCATCAGATCCGGCTGCTGGTGAACGATCAGGTGAGCCAATCGGCACTACATAGCGATGTCTTCATGCTCACCAATCTGGATCGTGGCGAGCACATTCTCGAGGCTGAACTACTTGATGGTCGCGGCCAGGTGCGCCATCGCAGTGCGCCCGTGACCCTCTACGTGCAGCGTGCCAGCGTCAACCTGCCGCAGAACCCCAATAACCCCAATAACCCCAACTAG
- the glnA gene encoding glutamate--ammonia ligase: protein MSEKTLALIEEHDIKWVDLRFTDTKGKEQHVTIPARTVDEEFFENGQMFDGSSIEGWKGINESDMILRPEDGTAFLDPFTEDATLVLRCDIIEPATMQGYERDPRSIAKRAEAYLQSTGLGDTAFFGPEPEFFIFDEVHWKADIEGAMYKISSEEGAWSTDRAVEGGNLAHRPRVKGGYFPVPPVDSFHDIRSAMCNTLEAIGQSVEVHHHEVANAGQNEIGVKFNTLVKKADEVQEMKYVIHNVAHAYGKTATFMPKPLVGDNGSGMHVHQSFWKDGANQFAGDQYAGLSEMALYYIGGIIKHARALNAFTNASTNSYKRLVPGFEAPVMLAYSARNRSASIRIPYTASPKGKRVECRFPDPTANPYLAFSAMLMAGIDGIKNKIHPGDAMDKNLYDLPPEEGKKVPTVAVSLDQALDALDKDRAFLTEGGVFTDDMIDAYIELKGEDVERMRMTTHPIEFDMYYSC from the coding sequence ATGTCTGAGAAGACCCTCGCCCTGATTGAAGAACACGACATCAAATGGGTTGATCTGCGCTTTACCGACACCAAGGGCAAGGAGCAGCACGTTACGATTCCGGCTCGCACTGTCGACGAGGAATTCTTCGAAAACGGTCAGATGTTCGATGGTTCCTCCATTGAGGGCTGGAAGGGCATCAACGAGTCCGACATGATCCTGCGTCCGGAAGACGGTACCGCCTTCCTCGACCCGTTCACCGAAGATGCCACCTTGGTGCTGCGCTGCGACATCATCGAACCTGCCACCATGCAGGGCTACGAACGCGATCCTCGCTCCATCGCCAAGCGTGCCGAAGCCTATCTGCAGTCCACTGGCCTTGGCGACACCGCCTTCTTCGGCCCGGAGCCCGAATTCTTCATCTTCGACGAAGTGCACTGGAAGGCCGACATCGAAGGCGCCATGTACAAGATCTCCTCCGAAGAGGGTGCCTGGTCGACCGACCGTGCCGTCGAAGGAGGCAACCTGGCCCACCGTCCGCGCGTCAAGGGCGGCTACTTCCCGGTTCCGCCAGTGGATAGCTTTCATGACATCCGCAGCGCGATGTGCAACACCCTGGAAGCGATCGGCCAGAGCGTCGAAGTGCATCACCACGAAGTGGCTAACGCCGGCCAGAACGAGATCGGCGTCAAGTTCAACACCCTGGTGAAGAAGGCCGACGAAGTTCAGGAAATGAAGTACGTCATCCACAACGTGGCTCATGCCTACGGCAAGACTGCGACCTTCATGCCCAAGCCGCTGGTGGGTGACAACGGTTCCGGTATGCACGTACACCAGTCGTTCTGGAAGGATGGTGCCAACCAGTTCGCCGGCGACCAGTACGCGGGCCTGTCGGAAATGGCGCTCTACTATATCGGCGGCATCATCAAGCATGCACGTGCCCTGAACGCCTTCACCAACGCTTCTACCAACTCCTACAAGCGTCTGGTGCCAGGCTTCGAAGCGCCGGTCATGCTCGCCTACAGTGCGCGTAACCGCTCCGCCTCCATCCGTATCCCTTACACCGCGAGCCCCAAGGGCAAGCGTGTCGAGTGTCGCTTCCCCGATCCGACCGCCAATCCCTACCTGGCATTCTCGGCGATGTTGATGGCCGGTATCGACGGCATCAAGAACAAGATTCATCCTGGCGATGCCATGGACAAGAACCTCTATGACCTGCCGCCGGAAGAGGGCAAGAAGGTGCCGACCGTGGCCGTCAGCCTCGACCAGGCGCTGGATGCACTGGACAAGGATCGTGCCTTCCTCACCGAGGGTGGCGTGTTCACCGACGACATGATCGATGCCTACATCGAGCTCAAGGGCGAGGACGTGGAGCGCATGCGCATGACCACCCACCCCATCGAGTTCGACATGTACTACAGCTGCTGA
- a CDS encoding polysaccharide deacetylase family protein gives MKGEGLVRDIAQRLRGHWRRSLAEPLQGRSAILVLHRVLPDEEAARLPHRAPYCLGPESFHHLLMSLVEVSRIVSLNTALKPHHDPQACIALTFDDGWRDNAEVAAPLLDHYALPASIFVTTGLLGRPRGFWWEVIGEGLWSRQNPERIRDALGDNGLPLPPMPPPHPDHAYSSALLGYMTQLRQADPILLNQVAETLHALLDQPPHGLDPFSVRRLENGGLMRFGAHGVLPESLEPLSDERICWHIRRSREDLKRLCHSPLEAFAFPDSTPSPRLRRLAHRCGVQLALAGSGGWLTPDQDPLAIPRIPISQPVAQSPGRLYDWLLGRWQAPSAN, from the coding sequence ATGAAAGGAGAGGGATTGGTCAGGGATATCGCGCAACGCCTGCGCGGTCATTGGCGACGCAGCTTGGCGGAGCCGCTCCAGGGCCGCAGCGCCATTCTGGTACTGCATCGTGTGCTGCCTGACGAGGAGGCGGCCCGCTTGCCACACCGGGCCCCTTATTGCCTGGGGCCGGAGAGCTTCCATCATCTGCTGATGAGCCTGGTGGAAGTGTCGCGGATCGTCAGCTTGAACACCGCCCTCAAACCCCATCACGATCCTCAGGCATGTATCGCGCTGACCTTCGACGATGGCTGGCGAGACAATGCCGAGGTTGCCGCCCCGTTACTGGATCACTATGCCCTGCCCGCCAGCATCTTCGTGACCACCGGCCTGCTGGGCCGCCCACGGGGCTTCTGGTGGGAGGTGATCGGCGAGGGTCTTTGGTCACGCCAAAACCCTGAGCGCATTCGTGATGCCTTGGGCGACAATGGCCTGCCGCTGCCACCGATGCCGCCGCCTCACCCCGACCACGCTTACAGCAGTGCGCTGCTTGGGTACATGACGCAACTGCGCCAAGCCGACCCCATCCTGCTCAACCAGGTCGCAGAAACACTTCACGCGCTTCTCGATCAGCCACCTCACGGTCTCGATCCCTTCAGCGTCAGACGCTTGGAAAACGGCGGTCTGATGCGCTTCGGGGCGCATGGGGTATTGCCGGAGTCGCTTGAGCCACTCAGTGATGAACGCATCTGCTGGCATATCCGCCGCTCGAGAGAGGATCTCAAGCGGCTCTGCCACTCTCCTCTGGAGGCATTCGCGTTTCCTGACAGCACGCCTTCGCCTCGCCTCAGACGCCTGGCCCACCGCTGCGGTGTGCAGCTCGCCCTGGCCGGCAGCGGCGGCTGGTTGACTCCCGACCAGGACCCTCTGGCCATTCCGCGCATTCCAATCAGCCAGCCAGTGGCACAAAGCCCTGGGCGGCTCTACGACTGGTTGCTGGGCCGCTGGCAAGCGCCGTCCGCAAACTGA
- a CDS encoding tripartite tricarboxylate transporter permease, with translation MIGFDAILNAFVAALGFNAIMVVLGGVVLGYLVGVIPGLNRSVAIAIAIPLTFYMSAYAAIAFLIGLSKGTAAGSAVSAILLNTPGEASSAATCLDGYPMARAGKPRKALKIGLLASVIGDLLATLLLIAVAIPFAAVALKFGPYELTAILLFALVFIAGMAGGSFLKGLAAGGMGIILGTVGLDPETGAMRLTFGFAELMEGVPILPLVIGTLALSEMFVQLDHYRRNRDEKPIGLGKDRKQDDLSWQEFKTILPTILRGTGIGAFVGALPGLGPSVGSFMSYGLAKRSAKDPESFGKGNPRGIAASESADNAVIPASYIPLFGLGIPGSVSAALLVGAFMIHGIQVGPLMLRDHPEMLFTLFSGMIVASILMLGVGWYGLRLFAKVTSVPSHIVIPVVIFLCLAGIQVQGYGTFGMLVVFGFALFGYFLKKFDYSFVTFLVAFIVTPMLEMNLRQSIILSGGEISILLQRPIALTFCIATVLMALHLSWSGYRKRAELRAA, from the coding sequence ATGATTGGATTTGATGCGATTCTCAATGCCTTCGTTGCCGCCCTGGGCTTCAATGCCATCATGGTAGTGCTGGGCGGGGTGGTACTGGGCTATTTGGTGGGTGTGATTCCCGGTCTTAACCGCTCGGTGGCGATCGCCATCGCCATCCCGCTGACCTTCTACATGTCCGCCTACGCCGCCATTGCCTTTCTTATCGGTCTCTCCAAGGGAACCGCTGCCGGCAGTGCCGTCTCGGCGATTCTGCTCAACACCCCAGGCGAGGCCTCCTCGGCGGCGACCTGTCTTGATGGCTACCCCATGGCGCGGGCAGGGAAGCCGCGCAAGGCGCTCAAGATCGGCCTGCTCGCCTCGGTGATCGGCGACCTGCTGGCCACCCTGCTGCTGATCGCCGTCGCGATTCCCTTCGCCGCCGTGGCGCTCAAGTTCGGCCCTTACGAACTCACCGCCATCCTGCTATTCGCCCTGGTCTTCATCGCCGGCATGGCGGGGGGCTCCTTCCTCAAGGGACTGGCCGCCGGCGGTATGGGCATCATTCTCGGCACGGTGGGGCTAGACCCGGAAACCGGCGCCATGCGGTTGACGTTCGGCTTCGCCGAGCTGATGGAGGGGGTCCCGATCCTGCCGTTGGTGATCGGCACCCTGGCACTGTCGGAGATGTTCGTGCAGCTCGATCACTATCGCCGCAATCGCGACGAGAAGCCGATAGGCCTCGGCAAGGACCGCAAACAGGATGACTTGAGCTGGCAGGAGTTCAAGACCATCCTGCCGACCATTCTTCGCGGCACCGGCATCGGCGCCTTCGTGGGCGCCCTGCCGGGCCTTGGCCCATCGGTGGGCTCGTTCATGTCCTATGGCCTGGCCAAGCGCTCGGCCAAGGATCCCGAGAGCTTCGGCAAGGGCAACCCACGAGGCATCGCCGCCTCGGAATCGGCCGACAATGCGGTGATCCCCGCAAGCTACATCCCGCTCTTCGGTCTGGGCATTCCCGGCAGCGTCTCGGCGGCGCTGCTGGTGGGTGCCTTCATGATCCACGGCATTCAGGTCGGCCCGTTGATGCTGCGCGACCATCCGGAAATGCTCTTCACGCTGTTCTCGGGAATGATCGTGGCCAGTATCCTGATGCTTGGCGTAGGCTGGTATGGCCTGCGGTTGTTCGCCAAGGTCACCAGCGTACCGTCGCATATCGTGATCCCAGTGGTGATCTTCCTGTGCTTGGCCGGCATTCAGGTCCAAGGCTACGGTACCTTCGGCATGCTGGTGGTATTCGGCTTTGCCCTGTTTGGCTACTTCCTCAAGAAATTTGACTACTCCTTCGTGACCTTCCTGGTGGCGTTCATCGTCACCCCGATGCTCGAGATGAACCTGCGTCAGTCGATCATCCTGTCGGGAGGCGAGATCTCGATTCTGCTGCAGCGCCCCATCGCCCTTACCTTCTGCATCGCTACCGTGCTGATGGCCCTTCACCTGAGCTGGAGTGGTTATCGCAAGCGAGCGGAGCTACGTGCCGCTTGA
- a CDS encoding tripartite tricarboxylate transporter substrate binding protein → MRMKLLTTAVISATMSLGIAGQLQADDFPSQPLSMVVGFGAGGSTDIQARVLANVLEEELGQPVNVVNQPGAGGAVALARLANNRDEGYTFAFGTSSTVTFGPHATETSFALDDFRYVAGITVGQAAIVTGEDRPFSASWEEVVEYARENPGTSYATQTALDRLVIEYIAKQEELDLRIVPTSGGAGMAPLILSGDVDFGYSGGTHSGYAETGEMPVLLGLDNERLVAFPDAPSLREAGYDINTGEIRVIMVPSNTPDSHVERLAEALEAATQDERFIEITEERILMPVTYVPEDEVTERLNEQSEGYRTLLEEMGGVPDDA, encoded by the coding sequence ATGCGAATGAAACTGCTTACCACGGCGGTAATTTCCGCCACCATGAGCCTGGGCATCGCCGGGCAACTCCAGGCCGACGATTTCCCCAGCCAGCCGCTGTCCATGGTGGTCGGCTTCGGCGCTGGCGGCAGTACCGACATTCAGGCCCGGGTGCTCGCCAATGTGCTGGAAGAGGAGCTGGGACAGCCGGTCAATGTCGTCAACCAGCCCGGCGCCGGCGGTGCCGTCGCCCTGGCACGCCTGGCCAACAATCGTGACGAAGGCTATACCTTTGCCTTCGGTACCTCCAGTACGGTGACCTTCGGCCCGCATGCCACCGAAACCAGCTTCGCGCTGGACGACTTCCGTTATGTCGCCGGCATTACCGTCGGCCAGGCCGCGATCGTCACCGGCGAAGATCGTCCCTTCAGCGCCAGCTGGGAAGAGGTGGTCGAGTATGCACGTGAGAACCCCGGTACCAGCTACGCCACCCAGACCGCGCTGGACCGGCTGGTCATCGAATACATCGCCAAGCAGGAGGAGCTCGATCTGCGCATCGTGCCAACTTCTGGCGGCGCCGGCATGGCGCCGCTGATCCTCTCCGGCGATGTCGACTTCGGCTATAGCGGCGGCACTCACTCCGGCTACGCCGAAACCGGCGAGATGCCAGTGCTGCTCGGCCTGGACAATGAACGCCTGGTGGCCTTCCCGGACGCCCCCTCGCTGCGCGAAGCCGGCTATGACATCAATACCGGCGAGATTCGCGTCATCATGGTGCCGAGCAATACCCCCGACAGCCATGTCGAGCGCTTGGCCGAAGCGCTGGAAGCTGCCACCCAGGATGAGCGCTTCATCGAGATCACCGAAGAGCGGATCCTGATGCCGGTGACCTATGTTCCCGAAGATGAGGTGACCGAGAGGCTCAACGAACAGTCCGAGGGCTACCGCACGCTGCTCGAGGAGATGGGTGGCGTTCCCGACGACGCGTAA
- the typA gene encoding translational GTPase TypA has protein sequence MIEKLRNIAIIAHVDHGKTTLVDKLLSQSGTLDRKAEGQERIMDSNDQEKERGITILAKNTAIRWQAPGSDEVYHINIVDTPGHADFGGEVERVMSMVDSVLLLVDAVDGPMPQTRFVTQKAFAQGLKPIVVVNKIDRPGARPDWVIDQIFDLFDNLGASDEQLDFPIIYCSALNGIAGMDPESLADDMTPMLQSIVDIVEPPKVELDGPFQMQISALDYNSYVGVIGLGRIKRGSVKPNQQVVVVGVDGATRKGKIGQVMTHMGLERVQTEQADAGDIVCITGIDNLSISDTLCDPAAVEALPPLSVDEPTVSMTFQVNDSPFAGRDGKYVTSRNIKERLEQELIHNVALRVEPGETPEKFKVSGRGELHLSVLIETMRREGFELAVGRPEVIIKEIDGVKQEPYEEVIIDCEEQHQGAVMEELGYRKGELTNMNPDGKGRVRLDFIIPARGLIGFRGQFLTMTSGTGILTSRFDHYGPLKPDASIERRNGVLVSMVPGKALAYALYALQERGKLIIDHATEVYEGMLIGINNRANDMVVNPTKGKKLDNMRSTGNDENIVLTPPVKFSLEQAIEFLDSDELVEITPNHIRLRKKHLTENERKRASKK, from the coding sequence GTGATCGAGAAACTTCGCAACATCGCCATCATCGCCCACGTTGACCATGGCAAGACTACGCTGGTCGACAAGCTCTTGAGCCAGTCCGGTACGCTGGACCGCAAGGCCGAGGGTCAGGAGCGCATCATGGACTCCAACGACCAGGAGAAGGAACGCGGCATCACCATCCTGGCCAAGAACACGGCGATCCGCTGGCAGGCTCCCGGTTCCGACGAGGTCTACCACATCAATATCGTCGACACTCCTGGACACGCCGACTTCGGTGGCGAGGTCGAGCGCGTGATGTCGATGGTCGATTCCGTGCTGCTGCTGGTCGACGCCGTCGACGGTCCCATGCCGCAGACCCGCTTCGTGACTCAGAAAGCGTTTGCCCAGGGCCTCAAGCCGATCGTCGTGGTCAACAAGATCGACCGTCCCGGCGCTCGCCCCGACTGGGTCATCGATCAAATCTTCGATCTGTTCGACAATCTCGGTGCCTCCGACGAGCAGCTCGACTTCCCGATCATCTATTGCTCGGCGCTCAACGGCATTGCCGGCATGGATCCGGAATCGCTGGCCGACGACATGACGCCCATGCTGCAGTCCATCGTCGACATCGTCGAACCGCCCAAGGTCGAGCTCGACGGCCCCTTCCAGATGCAGATCTCGGCGCTCGACTACAACAGCTACGTCGGCGTCATCGGCCTTGGCCGCATCAAGCGCGGTAGCGTCAAGCCCAACCAGCAGGTGGTGGTGGTCGGCGTCGATGGCGCGACCCGCAAGGGCAAGATCGGTCAGGTGATGACCCACATGGGCCTGGAGCGCGTGCAGACCGAACAGGCTGATGCTGGCGATATCGTCTGCATCACCGGTATCGACAATCTCTCCATCTCCGACACCCTGTGCGACCCAGCCGCCGTCGAGGCACTGCCGCCGCTGTCGGTCGACGAACCCACCGTCTCGATGACCTTCCAGGTCAACGACTCGCCATTCGCCGGGCGTGACGGCAAGTACGTCACCAGCCGCAACATCAAGGAGCGCCTCGAGCAGGAGTTGATCCACAACGTCGCGCTGCGTGTCGAGCCGGGCGAAACTCCCGAAAAGTTCAAGGTCTCCGGACGTGGCGAGCTGCACCTCTCGGTGCTGATCGAGACCATGCGTCGCGAAGGCTTCGAGCTGGCCGTGGGCCGTCCCGAGGTGATCATCAAGGAGATCGACGGCGTCAAGCAGGAGCCGTACGAAGAGGTGATCATCGACTGCGAGGAGCAGCACCAGGGTGCCGTCATGGAGGAGCTCGGCTACCGCAAGGGCGAGCTGACCAACATGAACCCCGACGGCAAGGGTCGTGTACGCCTGGACTTCATCATCCCCGCGCGTGGGCTGATTGGCTTCCGCGGCCAGTTCCTGACGATGACCTCGGGCACCGGCATCCTCACCAGCCGCTTCGATCACTACGGCCCGCTCAAGCCCGACGCCTCCATCGAACGGCGCAATGGCGTGCTGGTCTCGATGGTGCCAGGCAAGGCACTGGCCTATGCCCTATATGCCCTGCAGGAGCGCGGCAAGCTGATCATCGATCACGCCACCGAGGTCTACGAAGGCATGCTGATCGGTATCAACAACCGCGCCAACGACATGGTGGTCAACCCGACCAAGGGCAAGAAGCTCGACAACATGCGTTCCACGGGGAACGACGAGAACATCGTGCTGACCCCGCCGGTGAAGTTCTCACTGGAGCAGGCCATCGAGTTCCTCGACTCCGACGAGCTGGTCGAGATCACGCCCAACCACATCCGCCTGCGCAAGAAGCATCTGACCGAGAACGAGCGTAAGCGCGCCAGCAAGAAGTAA